The proteins below are encoded in one region of Benincasa hispida cultivar B227 unplaced genomic scaffold, ASM972705v1 Contig189, whole genome shotgun sequence:
- the LOC120069058 gene encoding metallothionein-like protein 4A, giving the protein MAESGGGGGVRTCNQSCGCAVPCPGGNACRCATATAPAPAGGEMAHRRCPCGEHCGCNPVSYTHLDVYKRQALGCVVKCGYVSQIQ; this is encoded by the coding sequence ATGGCAGAATCAGGCGGCGGCGGCGGAGTCAGAACTTGCAACCAGAGCTGTGGTTGCGCTGTTCCCTGCCCCGGCGGAAATGCTTGTAGGTGCGCGACGGCTACGGCGCCGGCGCCGGCGGGAGGAGAGATGGCGCACAGGAGATGCCCGTGCGGGGAGCACTGTGGATGcaatcctgtctcttatacacatctagatgtgtataagagacaggctttgGGTTGTGTAGTGAAATGTGGATATGTAAGTCAGATTCAATAA